In Palaeococcus ferrophilus DSM 13482, the genomic window AGGGCTACACAGAGAGCCACCAGGTCATCGTTGACGTTTCGGACCTCCACGAGGCGGCTGGAGGATGGGCCGCTCCTCTGCTTGAGGAAGCCGGCATAATCCTCAACAAGAACCTCCTCCCGTGGGACCCGCTTGAGAAGGTCGAGAAGCCGAGCGGGCTCCGCATTGGTGTCCAGGAAGTGACGAGGGTTGGTATGAAGGAGGACGAGATGAAGGAGATAGCAAGGTTCATCAAGCGCGTCCTCATAGACAGGGAAGACCCCAAGAAGGTCGAGAAGGACGTCTTCTACTTCAGGAGAAACTACACGAGGGTGTATTACTCCTTCGACTACGGGCTCCCAGAGTGAGCCCTCATTTCTTCTTGTTTTTGGAAGGTTAAAAGGAAATGTCAGCACACTCGCGGAACGGGGTCGCCCACAGGCGGTTCAAGGAAGCGCTTTCCTCCGATTCCGGTCTCAACGAGAACCCTGCCCGGATACTTCTCAATGACCTCCCCTATTATGGCGGCGTTCTTCCCCCTCTCGGTGCCCCTCATGGCCTTGAGGGCATCCTCCGCGTGCTCCCTTGAGACCACCATAACAACCTTACCCTCGTTGGCCACATCGAAGGGGCTTATGCCGAGCATGTCGCTCGCGGCCCTCACCTCCGGCCGGATCGGGACGTCGGATTCCCTGATGAGTATTCCCACGTTGGCCTTGCCCGCCATCTCGTTGAGAGCATTACTGAGCCCGCCCCTGGTTGGGTCCTTCATGGCGTGGATGTTCTCCCAGCCTATCGCTTTTGCCACCCCCTCCACGACCTCCCATATCGGTGCCACGTCGCTCTCCAGCTCCGTCTCGAAGGCTATGCCTTCCCTATGGCTCATGAGCGCTATTCCATGGTCACCGATGGTGCCGCTCACGAGGACGACATCTCCAACCCTCGCCCCCGCGTCGCTTATCGGGTGTTCCGCGATTCCAATCCCTGCGGTGATGATGAACATACCTATGGAATCCTCCACAACCTTCGTGTCGCCGGTGACGATTGGGACGGGGACTTCCCTGGCCGTCTCGTCCATCGAGCGGAGGATTCTCTTCAGGTCTTCCCCTTCGAAGCCCTCGCCGATTATCATTGAGTTCGCGAGGGCGAGGGGTTTCGCCCCCATCACCGCGAGGTCGTTGACGGTCCCGCTGACCGCCAGGCGACCTATATCGCCGCCGGGGAAGAAGAGGGGCTTAACGGTGTGACCGTCTATCGTGAAGACGAGGTGCCTGTCGCCAAAGGGTATCGTGGCCCCGTCGTCAAGGGCCTCCAAACCTATTCCTCCCGCGGAGTTGAGCGTTATGGCCTTCAGAACAACGTCCCTCAGAAATTCCTCCATTATTTCTCCACCGGCTCCGTGCTCAAGTTTTATCCTCACGTTCACCACCAATTTTATGTATCGCCCACTGGCTTAAAAGTTAACCGGCAGCCTTAGTTCTCTCTTCCGAAAGCTTCGCCCTTCAGGGCGGGGATACAGTAATTGAGAAATCAACATGAGAACAGGAAATGAAAACTATTTTAAAGTTTAAAAAACATACCATCGTTAAAGATGAAGCGAACAGTGACGGTAAAACTCCAACCCTCAAAAGAACAGGAGAAAACCCTCAAAGAGTTAGTTCTCATCAGTTCCAAAGTCTGGAACAGAGTAAACTACCTCCGCAGGCAAGAATTCTTTGAAGGAAAGCCGATAGATTTTCTCAAAACAGAGAAAGTGGCCTATGAGGAGTTTAAGGCTGAGATAGGCTCGGCAACAGTCCAGCAAATTTGCAGGAAGAACGCCGAAGCTTGGCGTTCATTCTTTGCCCTCATAAGAACCAAGAGAAGTGGAGAACTTCCCAAGTGGTTCAAGCCAAAACCACCAAACTACATCAAGGAAGGTGGCTTAATCCTCCTCAGGAACGACCAATACAAGATTGAAGGGAACAAGTTTATTCTCAAAGGCCTTGGAAAGTTCAAGAGGCTGGAAGTCCAGTTCAAGGGAAGAATACACTTAAAGGGAAAACAGGGGAGACTGGAAATAACCTATGACCCAATCAAAAGAAAGTGGTATGCTCACATTTCATATACGGTAGAGGAAACACTTTGGGGTGAGGAATGGGTCGAACTCCCAAGAGAACCTTTAGGTAATCTTTCAGCGGGAATAGACTTGGGAGTGAACAATTTAATGGCCGTTTACGTGGAGAACGGAGAGAGCTTCTTAGTGAATGGAAGACCGCTGAAAAGCATAGCATTCTACTGGCGGAGGAGAATAGCCGATCATCAGTCCAAACTCAACAAATCAGGATCTAAGAAGAGTAGAAAACTCTCAAGAATGCACCAGAAGGCTAAACTTCAGGCTAAACACTACATCAACGCGGCAGTAAGGCAAACCGTTGAAAGGCTCTATCAGATGTGTGTCTCCAGAATAGTAGTTGGTTACCCAAAGGGAATAGCGAGAAACTCCGACAAAGGCAAAAAACAGAATTATCTCCTCTCCCACGTCTGGCGGTTCAACACGGTGATAAAACGGCTCAAGGAAGTTGCCGAAGAGTATGGTATTCGGGTTTTTGTTGTTGATGAGGCTTTCACTTCGAAAACTTGCCCCGTTTGCGGGAAGCCTCATGATGGGGCTCGTTTTGTTCGGGGTTTGTTTAAGTGTCCCGCAACGGGGCTTGTCTTCAATGCAGACCTTGTTGGAGCGTTTAACATTTTGAAAAAGGCTGTGAAAACCATAACCCCGAACTTGCCGGGCTTGTCGGCAAGTAGGGGTAACTGGGGGAAGACCCTCCCGGAGGGGTTGAAGACCCGTTTTAGTTTGGGTCTGAATGAGACTCCTCGAACCTTCTCGCACTCGGCGAGGGGTTAACTCTTTGGAACCCTCGCCGTCCACGGCGGGGAGGAGGTCAGGTTTAAAACCGCACAAAGGATAAATACCACGAGTCCTATTATGGTACAGAGGTGGGAAAATGAAGATAGAAGACCACGTGATGTTTACTGCCAAGCACGAGAAGTGGGAGGTTGGGGAGAAGCTCATAGTGATGGAAGATGAAAACGTGGCCCACTTTCTGGCAAAGGTCGCCAACACGGTCAACGGAAAGATTGGGGAGTACCTGATAGACGTTGTGAACGTTGCCGCCATTGTGAGCCTCGCCGAGGATATCTCGGGGGAAGGGGACGTCAGGGAGGCATTCAAAACCCTCAAATCCCCCGGAACCTCAAGGAAGCTCGGCCAGCTGGTTATGGAGACCGACAAGAAGCTTAAGAAACTGCTCGTTGACGTGGCGAAGGCTTACCTCGTGCGGGAAACCCTTGCCAGGCTCAGCCTCCCGGTGGACTATCCGGAGGAGCCAATAACGGAGCTCAAGGTTGTCCTTCCCTTCCACGGCGAGCACGTGAACTTCACCGCCAAACACGTTAAGGACGGAGAGAAGTGGATAGTGGTCAAGAGGCTCATGATAGACGAGGAGACCACCTTCACGGAGGTGGCAAGGCTTCTCGCCAGCATAAACGAGACCGCGACCCTTAAAATAGCCCCCTACGCCGGCATAGACCTAAAGGGTATAGAGGAGTACTTCTCGGGCGTCAGCAAGAAGACGAAGGGGGACGCCCTCATCGCCGCGGTCGAGAAACTCCTCCACTTCCCCGCGGAGAACTACGCCCCGGAGGAGTTTGCCGGGCACGCGAGGGTCTACGCGTTAAGGACTCTCCTGGAGAAGCTCGGCCTGAACCTCGACATCCCCGCCAAGAGCCTCGAGAAATATTTGGAAAAGAAGGGCTAACGCCACAGCTCCTTCTCCTCTTTTGCCCTCCTCTCCAGGTCGTTCTCTATCTCCTTCTCCTTGGCCTGCTCGAGTATCTTGATGAGAAGCTCCTCCATGAGCCAGGAGTTCCACT contains:
- a CDS encoding RNA-guided endonuclease InsQ/TnpB family protein, producing the protein MKRTVTVKLQPSKEQEKTLKELVLISSKVWNRVNYLRRQEFFEGKPIDFLKTEKVAYEEFKAEIGSATVQQICRKNAEAWRSFFALIRTKRSGELPKWFKPKPPNYIKEGGLILLRNDQYKIEGNKFILKGLGKFKRLEVQFKGRIHLKGKQGRLEITYDPIKRKWYAHISYTVEETLWGEEWVELPREPLGNLSAGIDLGVNNLMAVYVENGESFLVNGRPLKSIAFYWRRRIADHQSKLNKSGSKKSRKLSRMHQKAKLQAKHYINAAVRQTVERLYQMCVSRIVVGYPKGIARNSDKGKKQNYLLSHVWRFNTVIKRLKEVAEEYGIRVFVVDEAFTSKTCPVCGKPHDGARFVRGLFKCPATGLVFNADLVGAFNILKKAVKTITPNLPGLSASRGNWGKTLPEGLKTRFSLGLNETPRTFSHSARG
- the hypE gene encoding hydrogenase expression/formation protein HypE, with the translated sequence MRIKLEHGAGGEIMEEFLRDVVLKAITLNSAGGIGLEALDDGATIPFGDRHLVFTIDGHTVKPLFFPGGDIGRLAVSGTVNDLAVMGAKPLALANSMIIGEGFEGEDLKRILRSMDETAREVPVPIVTGDTKVVEDSIGMFIITAGIGIAEHPISDAGARVGDVVLVSGTIGDHGIALMSHREGIAFETELESDVAPIWEVVEGVAKAIGWENIHAMKDPTRGGLSNALNEMAGKANVGILIRESDVPIRPEVRAASDMLGISPFDVANEGKVVMVVSREHAEDALKAMRGTERGKNAAIIGEVIEKYPGRVLVETGIGGKRFLEPPVGDPVPRVC
- a CDS encoding DUF2666 family protein, which codes for MKIEDHVMFTAKHEKWEVGEKLIVMEDENVAHFLAKVANTVNGKIGEYLIDVVNVAAIVSLAEDISGEGDVREAFKTLKSPGTSRKLGQLVMETDKKLKKLLVDVAKAYLVRETLARLSLPVDYPEEPITELKVVLPFHGEHVNFTAKHVKDGEKWIVVKRLMIDEETTFTEVARLLASINETATLKIAPYAGIDLKGIEEYFSGVSKKTKGDALIAAVEKLLHFPAENYAPEEFAGHARVYALRTLLEKLGLNLDIPAKSLEKYLEKKG